The Streptococcus marmotae genome contains the following window.
TTACCAACCATTGCACGGCTTTCGTTGTCTTGTTCAATTTTGTGGTTCAATTGTGCCAATTCATCTTTCACGAATTGCTCATCCAATTCTTTGTATGAAAGAACAGTTGGTTTCATCGCAGCGATGTGCATTGATACTTGTTTTGCAAGTGTTTCGTCGCCACCTTCGATGACAGAGATAACACCGATACGTCCGCCATTATGTTGGTAAGCACCAAATGCTTGTGCATCTGTTTTTTCAATTAAGGCAAAACGACGGAATGAGATTTTTTCTCCGATTGTCGCAGTTGCGTTTACGTAAGCTGCTTCAAGCGTTTCACCTGAAGGCATTGTAAGAGCAAGTGCTTCTTCGTTGTTAGCTGGTTTTCCTTCTGCGATTACTTTAGCTGTTTCGTTTACCAATTCAACGAATTGAGCGTTTTTCGCAACGAAGTCAGTTTCAGCGTTGACCTCAACAACTGCTGCTACATTTCCATCCACGTAAACACCAGTCAAACCTTCTGCCGCTACACGATCAGCTTTCTTAGCTGCTTTTGCCATCCCTTTTTCACGAAGCAATTCAATCGCTTTTTCGATGTCACCATCTACTTCAACAAGGGCTTTCTTCGCGTCCATGACACCAGCACCAGATTTTTCACGCAAGTCTTTTACAAGCTTAGCTGTAATTTCTGCCATTATTCGATCTCCTATTTTAGTTTAATATATTTAGAAAAAAGGGGAGGGCTGAGCCCCGCCCCTTAGGATGTTTTACGATTTATTAATTGTTGTCGCCTTCTACAACTTCAACGATTTCTTCGATAGATGTTGCTTCTGTTTCAGTAGCTGCCAATTCTGCTTCTACTGATTCAACGCTGTCTTCACCTTGACGACCTTCGATAATTGCATCAGCCATTTTCGCAGTGATCAATTTAACAGCGCGGATTGCATCGTCGTTTGCTGGGATGATAACATCGATATCATCTGGATCTGTGTTTGTGTCGACCATCGCAACAACTGGGATACCCAATTTTTTCGCTTCTTTAACAGCGATTTGCTCTTTATGTGGGTCAACAACGAACATAACATCTGGAATACGTGGCATATCTGCGATACCACCCAAGAATTTTTCAAGACGAGCACGTTGTTTATTCAACAATGCTACTTCTTTCTTAGGAAGAACGTCAAATGTTCCTTCTTCTTCCATACGGTTGATTTCTTTCAAACGAGCAATACGTTTTTGAATTGTTCCCCAGTTTGTAAGAGTTCCACCCAACCAACGGTGGTTGATGAAGTATTGACCAGAACGGATAGCTTCGTCTTTCACTGCTTCTGCAGCTTGTTTTTTCGTACCAACGAACAAGATAACTGCATCGTTTGCTGCTGCATCACGGATAAAATCGTATGCTTGATCAGCTAATTTTACAGTTTGTTGAAGGTCGATAACGTGGATCCCGTTACGCTCTGTAAAGATGTATTTTGCCATCTTAGGGTTCCAGCGACGAGTTTGGTGACCAAAGTGAACACCAGCCTCAAGAAGTTGTTTCATTGAAATTACTGCCATGAGTAATGTCTCCTTTTTGTTTATTCTCCTCTCTCAAACGTCAACTTGCAGTCCAACCTTACGGCAACAGGCCCACAATGGATTTGAGATGAGTATTTATTGCTTTTCACAACTCTATTATCTTACCAAATTTAACAGGATTTGGCAAGGGATTTGGTGCTTTTAATGAGAATAAATGCAAATGGTAATTTCCAAAAAGTTCTAAAATGAAGTTAGCCACTCAATGGTATGAAAAAACATCTCAGAAAGATATAATTGTAATCACCACAACAAC
Protein-coding sequences here:
- the tsf gene encoding translation elongation factor Ts, with product MAEITAKLVKDLREKSGAGVMDAKKALVEVDGDIEKAIELLREKGMAKAAKKADRVAAEGLTGVYVDGNVAAVVEVNAETDFVAKNAQFVELVNETAKVIAEGKPANNEEALALTMPSGETLEAAYVNATATIGEKISFRRFALIEKTDAQAFGAYQHNGGRIGVISVIEGGDETLAKQVSMHIAAMKPTVLSYKELDEQFVKDELAQLNHKIEQDNESRAMVGKPALPFLKYGSKAQLSDDVIAQAEEDIKAELAAEGKPEKIWDKILPGKMDRFMLDNTKVDQAYTLLAQVYIMDDSKTVEAYLDSVNASVVTFARFEVGEGIEKAANDFESEVAATMAAALGK
- the rpsB gene encoding 30S ribosomal protein S2 — its product is MAVISMKQLLEAGVHFGHQTRRWNPKMAKYIFTERNGIHVIDLQQTVKLADQAYDFIRDAAANDAVILFVGTKKQAAEAVKDEAIRSGQYFINHRWLGGTLTNWGTIQKRIARLKEINRMEEEGTFDVLPKKEVALLNKQRARLEKFLGGIADMPRIPDVMFVVDPHKEQIAVKEAKKLGIPVVAMVDTNTDPDDIDVIIPANDDAIRAVKLITAKMADAIIEGRQGEDSVESVEAELAATETEATSIEEIVEVVEGDNN